In Crinalium epipsammum PCC 9333, the following are encoded in one genomic region:
- a CDS encoding Npun_F5749 family FMN-dependent PPOX-type flavoprotein has product MSLAPWRSHLADALERNRSLPYARYLQLATVRTDGRPANRTVVFRGFLEDTNQLKFITDSRSEKVEQIQHQSWGEACWYFPETREQFRISGQLIVVGDNHSDARLVRSRSATWQELSDAARLQFTWRYPGKNREEDSQAFSPTLPDAVEPLPNFCLLLLEPIEVDHLELRGDPHNRCLYRLDSIQAVNP; this is encoded by the coding sequence ATGTCTCTTGCACCCTGGCGATCGCATCTCGCAGATGCTCTTGAGCGAAACCGTAGTCTACCTTATGCTCGTTACTTACAACTAGCAACAGTTCGCACTGATGGGCGACCTGCTAATCGTACAGTGGTATTTCGAGGGTTTCTAGAAGATACGAATCAACTTAAATTTATCACAGACTCCCGCAGCGAGAAGGTAGAACAAATCCAGCATCAATCTTGGGGAGAAGCTTGCTGGTATTTTCCTGAGACACGGGAACAGTTTCGGATTTCCGGTCAGCTAATCGTGGTAGGCGATAATCATAGTGATGCGAGGTTAGTGCGATCGCGATCTGCCACGTGGCAAGAACTTTCTGATGCGGCTCGTTTACAATTTACTTGGCGCTACCCTGGTAAAAATAGGGAGGAAGATTCGCAAGCTTTTTCGCCAACGCTACCAGACGCGGTTGAACCATTACCAAATTTTTGCTTATTGCTACTCGAACCAATAGAAGTAGATCACCTAGAATTACGAGGTGATCCACATAATCGCTGCCTTTACCGTCTTGATAGCATTCAAGCAGTAAATCCTTAA
- the cysE gene encoding serine O-acetyltransferase, producing the protein MFSTFLADFRIIFERDPAARNWLEVLLCYPGLQALLFHRFAHWLNSFKLPLIPRFISHLARFFTGIEIHPGAQIGRGVFIDHGMGVVIGETAIVGDYALIYQGVTLGGTGKESGKRHPTLGEYVVVGAGAKVLGNIEIGSNVRIGAGSVVLRDVPSDCTVVGIPGRILYRSGVKVNPLEHGSLPDSEAAVIRALIDRIESLEQHVQELQQQPSLTMAVFHKAKADNDSSKVPVGAAPCCGVDDGIIRDFLDGAGI; encoded by the coding sequence GTGTTTTCTACTTTCTTAGCTGACTTTCGTATTATCTTCGAGCGAGATCCTGCCGCCCGCAACTGGCTGGAAGTTTTGTTGTGCTATCCAGGGTTACAGGCGCTGCTATTTCATCGCTTTGCTCATTGGTTAAACTCATTTAAACTTCCTCTCATTCCGCGATTTATTTCCCACTTAGCACGCTTTTTTACTGGGATTGAAATTCACCCTGGAGCGCAAATTGGACGGGGTGTATTTATTGATCACGGCATGGGTGTAGTGATTGGGGAAACCGCCATTGTAGGAGATTATGCTTTAATTTATCAGGGTGTCACCCTTGGGGGTACTGGTAAAGAAAGCGGCAAGCGTCACCCAACATTAGGCGAATATGTAGTAGTTGGTGCTGGTGCTAAAGTTTTAGGTAATATCGAAATTGGCAGCAACGTTCGTATCGGTGCTGGTTCAGTTGTGCTACGCGATGTACCTTCTGATTGCACAGTAGTAGGTATTCCTGGTAGGATTCTGTACCGCTCTGGTGTAAAGGTAAATCCCTTGGAGCATGGTAGTTTGCCTGACTCGGAAGCGGCAGTAATTCGTGCCTTGATCGACCGAATTGAATCCCTTGAGCAGCACGTGCAAGAGCTACAACAGCAACCTTCTTTGACAATGGCTGTATTTCATAAAGCTAAAGCAGACAATGACTCATCAAAAGTGCCAGTGGGAGCCGCTCCCTGTTGCGGTGTTGATGATGGCATAATTCGGGACTTTTTAGATGGCGCAGGCATTTGA